The nucleotide window ACAGCGTGTCGCCCGTCTTTGTGTCTGTGAGCTTTGAAACAGCGCCGACATCGCCGCAGACGACCTCTTTGACCTCCACGCTCTTTTTCCCCTGCATTTTATAGAGGTGTCCGATTTTCTCGTGCGCACCGGTGCGGGCGTTGACAAGGGTCATATCGGTCGTCACCTTACCGGAGATGACCTTGAAGAGGCTGAATTTACCATATTGGTCGGACAGTGTTTTATAGACGATAGCGCAGGTTGCTCCGGTTGGGCTAACGTCTATGGGGTCACCGTCGTCGGTTACTTCCTTGCGGCCTTCCTGCGGCGACGGGAAAAGGTCAACGACTGAATTTAACAGTGTTCTCGTGCCGAGGCCGGTTAAGGCGCAGCCACCGTATACGGGAAACAGCGTTAAATCCTTGACGCCTGTCTTGAGGCCCGCGATAATTTCTTCCGTCGTGAATTCCTCACCGGCGAAATACTTCTCCATGAGCGCTTCACTCGTCTCGGCAACACTTTCATTGACAGCCGTATAGAGCTTTTCAAGCCGCTCGGACATGGACGCCGGAATTTCTATTTCCTTCGTTTGGCCGTTTTCCAAGGTATATGCTTTCCTGTAAATCAGGTCGACGATGCCTTCGACCTTACCGGCGTCATTGACGATCGGCGCGATCATCGGGCAGACCGACGTGCCGTATTTTTCGCGGAAAGCCGTGTAAACGTCTTTATAATTGCCGTTTTCTTCATCAATTTTTGAGACATATATAGCTCTCGGGAGCTGCCGCTCGGCCAGATAGTTCCATGCTTTTTCCGCGCCGACGGTAAGTCCGTCCTTCGACCCGCACACAATGATGCCGCCGTCTGCAACGCGCAATGCCTCGACGGCCTCACCGGCAAAATCGAAATAGCCCGGCGTGTCAAGGATATTGATTTTACAATCTTTATATTCAGCAAACATCGTTGCCAAGGATATTGAAATCTGACGCTTAATTTCCTCTGCCTCAGAGTCACCGACGGTGTTGCCGTCTGCGATCTTCCCGAGTCTGTCTGTACCACCCGTTAAAAAAAGCATGCTCTCGGCGAGGCTTGTCTTTCCGTTGCTTCCGTGTCCAAACAATGCAATATTGCGGATTTTATCAGTGGCATAGGTCATTTGTGTCGTTCCACTCCTTTTAAAAAATCTATCGGCAATTATATACTAAGATTCTTTAAAACACAATAAAATGTTTAGACACTATGCGGAGAGACAGACGCCCGTCAGTGGCCGTACCGGGCAAAGCCGCAGATCACGAGGACGGCGAAAAGCATTGACATCATATAGAATATGAGGTTTCCGGCGCTTGCCGCCGTCAGAGAACCAGACCAGTTGACGACAAACATGATGAGCATGCCGAACAAGGCCGACGCGACGGAAAAGACCGTCGAGACAATGGCCGTCGTCCGAAGGCGTCTGCCGCCCGTGATCGACTCGACATACGGCCCCATCCCTTCCCGGCTGACGATGGCCGTGATGCGCTTGGCCTCATGAAGCGAATCGTCGGATATGTCATAGGATTTTTGGATCGGCATATACTCGACGTCATGAATCGATACTTTGAATTTCTGTTCGAGCATGATCGGCGTTATGTTGAAATCGCGCACGGCGAAAAAGAGCTTAACATGGTGGCGCAAAACGGAGACCAGTGCGTTTTGTACGGATTTGACGGGGACGTAATTGACGGCAAAGACGGCAATCAGCTTTTTATTGATCGCCGTGAATACGGCGTTTTTCACATTGAGGCTTGACGGCAAACGCACGCCCATCAGGTTCATAAAAGCCCCGGAGCCGGTATAGACGCGCTCTCCGCGAATCAGGCCGCCGATACCGCCCTCATAGCAGGTAAAGTCCTCCACGCGGTATTGACTCATCCCCTGCTTGGAAAGGTGGTCGGCGAAAAGCATTGACAGACCGGAATCGGAGGCGATGATGAGGCTGCCCGTATAACGGATAGCCTTATCCGGCTGAACTTCTTCAAAAATTTTTATGCCGCCGAGCGAGAGCGTCCCTGTCGGAAAAAGGTCTTCATCGGTGATGCCGACGCCGTCCGTATGGAACAAATCGTCCGCGCCGCCCCAGCCGGCGATCGCAGCACCGGACTGCCTGGCGCGGCGGGCCACAGCGTTAAAAGGGACCGCAAACGCTAAAACTGACGAAAACGGCGCGGCGGCCGCCATAATGGCCGCAAAATGGTGCAGAAAATACGGCCCTTGTCCGTGCCCAAAGGAGGCATACAGGCTGAAAACAGCCGCCATCACCAAAAGCAGCGGCGCGGCATAACGGTAGGCCATCGCCGTAAAATCCTCCTGAATGAGGTTGTTGTAAAAGCCAGCCGTTCTGTCGGACACTTTTTTAATAATTGTGCGGCCAAGGTCGTCACAGATTTCCGCGATGATACCGACTGGCTTCGAGGCGGCCTGCGCCGTTTTCAGTGTCTCCGTCATGGCGCGGGCATACGTTTTCTCACCCCAAAGCGTAAACGTCAGCGAGAGGGCGGAGACGACGCAATAGGGCGCGCCGTAGCTTTCGCTGTGCGTCAAAATGGCAAATGTCGCTGCGGCCGCCGTGACGAGGCATGAGAAAACGTTAAGCGTTTCCGCGCCGGGTTCCCCCTTCACAATCGTCATCACACCGCGGATGAGGGTATCAAGCGCCAGCAGCATCACGCAAAACATCAGCATCATTAAAATGCCGTTTGTTAAAACAAGACTGCGCCCGATGCCGAACGGCAGCGCCGCGCCCGCCTCGTACATCAGCGTAAAAACAGCCATGACTACGGAAATCGCAAGGCTCGCCAGGCTGCGCAGCGAATAGGAATTGCATATATGCGCAAATCGCTTGACAGCGGAGCGGAAATCCGGTTCTTCAAATATTTCTTCCGGCACGGGCTCGCCTTCAAGCGCCGCGTCGTCAACGATCTCTTCCTCGTCGTCGTCGGCATATGTATTTCTGCCGAATAAGCCGAAGACCTTTCTGGCAGTTTTTCGCGTCTCATTTTCAAGGGCTGTCTGCCGCACGATAGCTTCGGCAACGTCCTCATCCGTTTCGTCATCAGCGGCTGAGACGCGTGTGATCGGGATGACATTTTTCGTACCAGAATTTAGTTCATCGTCGCCGGGTTCCGGCTTTGTCTCGTGTGTTTTGCCTCCGGCCGCGTCTTTAAGCTCAGAAAGCGTCGGCAGCGGCACCGTTTTATCGAGCGGCAGGGCAGCCTTTCCCCGTGCGGCGGTCTCCGGCGCTGCTTGCCGGTATTTTCCGCCGGCAGCTTCCTGAACAATCTTGTCCGTTTTTTGTTTCAGGACACCGCTCGGTGTCTTTTTGTCACCGGCAATATAGGCAGAGCCTTTGTATTCGGCCAAAATGGATTCCAGCGAAATGTCGTCGCCGTCGGTTCCGTCATCATCCGCAGCGGGGCCATCGTCGTTCGGGGGCCTGCGCGTATCTTTTTCAACCATGTCAAAATTGTCACGAGCCATAACGTCACCTTCTCTCCGGTCAGATCAGTTTGATTCAGCCGCCGTCTGCCGCTGGCGCAGCGCTTCATATAGGACGACCGCAGCTGAAACAGAAGCGTTGAGCGACGCGATTTTCCCGGTCATCGGGATCGAAACAGTAAAGTCGCACGTCTCGGC belongs to Oscillospiraceae bacterium CM and includes:
- a CDS encoding elongation factor G codes for the protein MTYATDKIRNIALFGHGSNGKTSLAESMLFLTGGTDRLGKIADGNTVGDSEAEEIKRQISISLATMFAEYKDCKINILDTPGYFDFAGEAVEALRVADGGIIVCGSKDGLTVGAEKAWNYLAERQLPRAIYVSKIDEENGNYKDVYTAFREKYGTSVCPMIAPIVNDAGKVEGIVDLIYRKAYTLENGQTKEIEIPASMSERLEKLYTAVNESVAETSEALMEKYFAGEEFTTEEIIAGLKTGVKDLTLFPVYGGCALTGLGTRTLLNSVVDLFPSPQEGRKEVTDDGDPIDVSPTGATCAIVYKTLSDQYGKFSLFKVISGKVTTDMTLVNARTGAHEKIGHLYKMQGKKSVEVKEVVCGDVGAVSKLTDTKTGDTLCDPKKVITAAGIEFAPPCYAMAIAPKTKGQEDKIAAGLVRLSEEDFTFTVTNNVETKQMVLAGAGDIQLDVLCAKLKDKFGVEVVLSPARVAYREKIRKKVQVRGRHKKQSGGHGQFGDVVIDFEPGETEDLVFTENVFGGSVPKNFFPAVEKGLRESIQKGVLAGYPMVYLKATLVDGSYHPVDSSEMAFKTAAQLAYKEGIPQANPVILEPIGSLTVTIPDTYMGDIMSDLSKRRGSPMGMNLNADGMQVVEAEVPMGEMSSYAIDLRSMTQGRGSFTLRFERYEEAPAPVQAKIIEEAKALADAE